The Nostoc cf. commune SO-36 genomic sequence TATCCAGTTCCAAAAACCTGGATGATCGGTAAATCCACGTTTAAGAGTTACGTCTGCAAATTCTGTATGACCTAAATAAATTCTTTGCTGGTCGTTGACACCACCTTCCAGAAAAACATTTTTCTTAATTTGAACGCTTAATCCTGAACATTCAGCGAAAGATGCCGCAATAGAACTGTCTATCTCTACGTAGAACCGATTAGTAGTGACATAATTTAATTCGTGAGTAATGTTGCCATTGTTAGCGCCTGTAGCCATCACAACCACCTTTGAGAATCATAACTACCTATTCTTTCGCGCTGCGATCGCAAATCTTCTAGCATAAGTTTATATACGTGTTCTGTAAGCTGGTTCATCAGCCGTGAGTCGTTGAGATATTTACTTGCCGTTTTAGCCGCCTTGGTAGCATCAGATGCCGCCGAAACCCCAGCGTAGCCAGCAGTACCGCCAACATCTCCATCGAAGGTGAAAAAAGTTTGTTGCTGTTTTGAGTCCATAAATAAAAAACTCTCCCTAAATCCAGGCTAAAGGTACTGCATCAGAATCAAAAGTAGCCAAAAGTCGAACTTAGTGTTTGGTTGGATTTAGTTGAGGAATTGTGTTACAAGTGCGATCGCAGTACCCTAGATGTTAGTAACAGCAAAATATTCATCTAGCTGCTTGGGCAACAGGATAAGAAAATGAGAGAATACGTCAGCCGCAAGAAACAAGCTACTACAGGCTTCTCAATCCCATCCTTGAAACACCCGACACCCGGCTTTAGTTTAGAGTCGTCGGCAATTTCACGCCAAGCAGTTCCTGAAATACAACCACTCCCTAAACCGATTACTCACGATATCAGTCGCATACCACTGCGTTCTCAAGCAAAGCTCTCAATTAGCCAGCCTGGAGACATTTACGAACAGGAAGCTGATAGCGTCGCACAACAAGTAATGCAAAGAATGGCACAACCTGTAAATCGCCAATCTATCCAACGAGAAGCATTGCCAGAGGATGAGGAAGAATTGCAGATGAAATCTCTGGACATTAGCACATTCCAACGAGAAGCATTGCCAGAGGAAGAAGAAGAATTACAGATGAAATCTCTGGACAGTAGCACGCTGCAACGAGAAGCATTGCCAGAGGATGAGGAAGAATTGCAAATGAAATCTCTGGACAGTAGCACGCTGCAACGAGAAGCATTGCCAGAGGATGAGGAAGAATTGCAGATGAAGCCGATGGTGCAGCGTCAGGCTGAGGCTGGGATGGCTGCTGCGCCAGACTTAGAAGCGTCCATTAACCAAGCACGGGGGGGTGGAGTGGCGATCGCAGACAACATCCGCGAACCGATGGAACAGGCATTTGGCGCTGATTTTAGTGGGGTAAAGGTTCACACAGATGGTCAATCAGACCAGTTGAATCGGTCAATTCAGGCGCGTGCTTTCACAACGGGACAGGATGTGTTCTTTCGGCAAGGGGAATATAATCCTGGGAGTCGGGGTGGACAAGAGTTGTTGGCGCATGAGTTAACCCATGTTGTGCAACAGAATGGAGGGGCAGTGATGCGATCGCCTCGATCACCGCAGCTATGTAATGATAGCCAAAATAAAATAGGCAACATGAGCATCCAACGACTTATCGATCCTTATGAAACACAAACGCAATTTGTAAAGCGTTTTGGCGATGTTAAGAATAAGAAAGGCGTGAATGAGGCGCTTAAGAGATTATTTGAAGTTGCCAAATTATCACCACACAAATACTCAGGTAACGATTTGGCAGAAGAATTGCATAAAAAAGGGCAATTAACAAACAAGAATATAAATGGACTAGTCGATGACCTGAATAAAATTAAGTCAACAGACATGGATGAAGACTTATCAGGCGAACGAGGACATTCAATGGCACGGCACCTGACAATATCAGATAAAGATATGGAAAATAGATTGCGAGGAAATAATGCAATCCCAGTGGCTACGAGGTTTTCCACAGAGCAAAATGCAGGCCGTATGGTTATGAAATATTATCGAATACTCAGTTCCAAGGTGCCACCGTTGGTGAAACAGCTAGTCAGGAAGACATGCTTAGAAGTATTGGATATCATAGCTTCGGATGAATACAGGACACTGCCAAACAATAATGCGAAAAGAGACCATTTGCGTGACGTAGTAGGGTTACAGACGACTATAGAAGAGGAGGCGTTTGATATCCAGTTCACCTGGGGATATGCCATACAGCCAGCCGGCGTAAGGATCAGGTGTGAATATGAAATACGGTCGATAGAAGAGTTTGTGAAAGAGCAATGGCGGTTGGATGCTGAAAGCGAGGAAGTAAAAAAGAATCCTTTAGACGAAATAGCAACCATGTATTCTGGCAGCAATACGCCAGTCATCGAAGTTCTGAATACGGATAATGAAGGCACACTTGTAGCAAAGATAGCTGCATCACCCATAGACAAAATCGGAGTCACTCTTTTTTAGAGCGATCGCTGATCTTGTAGGTTTTGTTGAGTGCGATCGCGTACCGTACCACCCAAACCTCAAACAAAGCGATTGCCCGCACTCGACACCTTATCCCCCCAAGTGCGATCGCCTCTCTTGTAAAGTGTGTTAATGGTATGGGAGACGAGGGGGCGATCATGGATTGAGTGCGATCGCTTTTCAGAAATATATTAGGAATTCCCCCTCGCTATTAGTATAATAAAGATATATTTTTTATACCTTTTAGGCGATGTGGAATTTGAGTTTGACGACGTTAAAAGCCAATCCAACTTAGCAAAGCACGGAATTAACTTTCTAGATGCACAAGAACTATGGGCTGATCCTGATCGAGTTGAAATCCCTGCTCGGATAGAATACGAACCAAGATTTCTGGTCATCGGTACAATCGCTCAACAATGCTAGTCAGCCATCATTACCTATCGAGAGAACAGAGTACGGATGATCTCAGTCCGACGATCGCGAAAAGAAGAGGTAGCAATTTATGAAAACAACAGAATTTGATGCGAAATTTGATCAGGGGGAAGACATCACCGAATTTTTAGACCTCTCCCAAGCCAAGCGTCCAGGACTAGAGCAAAAACGAGTCAACGTTGATTTCCCAGCCTGGATGATTGAAGCATTAGATTATGAAGCAAAGCGATTGGGTGTCACCCGTCAGTCAATTATTAAGGTATGGCTTGCAGAACGACTTGCACAGCTATCTCGCTGAAGTGCGATCGCTCTTGTAGCACTACTGCATAGCCGCTAATAAACATATTCAAAGTGCGATCGCCTGATCTTGTAGGGTGCGTTAGTGCGATCGCGGATTTTGTAGGGTGCGTTAACGAAGTCTAACGCACCTTATTGTTGCTAGTGCGATGCTCTCTCAATTTTCACCAAAAATGCGATCATTGGTCTTGTAGTGCGATCGCCTGTTGTGTTTTTGTGAATGCGTAGGCGCAGCCCACCGCAAGTATCGCCTTTATTGTGGGTTGGATTGAGGCAACGTAGCTTGCTTGCCGTAGGCTAACCCAGCAAATCCCCTATAATGGTTTATTAGCTAAGTTTTTAACTTATCAAAGACAGCATGACTAAACTGTTACAAAAAGCCTTCCAAGAAGCGCAAAAGCTTTCCGAAAATCTCCAAGACGAAATTGCTCAACAACTGTTAGCAGATATTGAGAATGAGCTAAAATGGCAGGAAACCTTAGCAAATTCCGAGATTAATCTGGATATTCTCCAAAAAATGGCTCAATCAGCATTAATTGAAGACCAAGAAGGTAAAACCGAAGAAAAAGGTTTTGGTGAGGAGTAATAAGATCGTCTAAAACTAGGGCTTTTCGGCAAAGGTTTGCGGAATTACCGCCACGAATAAAGGAAACTGCCAAAAAGAACTACGAACTCTGGAAACAAAATCCATTCCATCCCAGTTTAGAATTTAAAGAAGTTAAGCCGAAAGAGAATATTTGGTCAGTCAGAATTGGAATCGGATGGCGAGCGTTGGGAGTGATGAAAGCTGACGAACAGAAAATAGTGTGGTTCTGGGTCGGATCGCACGCTGAGTATGACTTGCTTCTCAGTAAAAAATAAAAGTGCGATCGCCGATCTTGTAGGATGCGTTAATGAGAGTACGGCACTTTATTGTTGCTAATATTCGGTGTGTTACGCGATCGCTAACACACCCTACGTAAATCAATGGTGCGATCGCTCGTACTCATAGAGACTGTCTTAAAAGTCAAGCGATCGCGCATATATGATAGTTGATAAAGTGCGATCGCCTGATTTTGTAGGGTGCGTTAGGAACGAGGATTAAATAAGATCCAGAAATGGGTCATGCAATAATAAGCTGAATATGTCCATTGAATTCTTCGATTCTATGACTCCGTATTCATCCGAGATTGAGCAGCAAATGCAACGACTATATTGGTCCTTAAGCGAGAAAGATCGTCGTCGCTATGCCGCGATAGAATCCATCAAACTGGGATGGGGAGGAATAAGCTATGTCAGTAACCTATTTGGTTGCGATTATTATACGCTTCGCCTGGGGATGGAGGAGTTGGATGATGAAGCAGCGATGAGTATGAGTAGAATTCGCCGCCAGGGTGGTGGGCGCAAATCAGCACTCTCGACAATTGTTGGTTTAGAAACAGTATTTTTACAAGTGTTGGCGCAGCATACAGCAGGTTCACCGATGGATGAAACGGTGAAATGGACTAACCTGACGCGCATTGAAATTGCCGAGTTGTTACAGGAGGAAGGGATAGAGGTGAGTGTAACGGTGGTAGATCAACTCTTGGAACGCCATCACTACCGCAGACGCAAAGCTCAAAAGCGTTTAAGCACTGGAGCGCATCCCCAGCGCAATGAACAGTTTGAAAATATTGAAGAGTTGATTGAAACCTATCAAGCCGCAGGCAATCCTGTGATCAGCATGGATACAAAAAAAAGAACTGATTGGGGGGTTATATCGAGCCGGGAAGTTGTATACCCAAGCCGAGATAGAAGTGTTTGACCATGATTGGCCTACCTTAGCTGAGGGCGTAGTGATTCCGCATGGGTTGTATGACCTGTCCCTCAATGAGGGTTACATCCAGATTGGAATCAGTCATGACACGGGTGAGTTTGCCTGTGATTCACTGCGCTATTGGTGGAAGCACTATGGTTCAAAGCACTATCAGACTGCTAATTCCATCCTGTTGCTGTGCGATGGGGGTGGTAGTAACAATTCTCGCCATTATCTGTAAAAGCCAAGATTTACAAGCCTTGGTGAATGAGTTAGGGATTGAAATTCGCATTGCTCATTATCCCCCATACACCTCAAAATACAACCCTATTGAACATCGCTTGTTTCCTCATGTGACTCGTGCTTGTCAGGGGGTCATTTTTGAGAGTGTTGAGATAGTCGAGGAGTTAATTGCAAAAACTAAGACGAAATCAGGGCTTCAGGTATTTACAACGATCTTAGATGGCGTATACAAGACCGGTCGCAAAGTCACAGAGGAGTTTAAGCAGATGATGGAGATTGTATTTGACGATTATTTGCCGCAATGGAATTATACAGCCGTACCGCAGATCCGATAATTATGGATCTTATTTAATCCTCATTCCTTAGTGCGATCGCCTGTTGTGTTTTTGTGAATGCGATCGCTCTATCTATTCTCACTAAAAATGCGACTCGCTGTTGTCGGTGTGAGTGCAATCGCCTGATTTTGTTTTTTTCCGTGGCTTACTCATGGCTATTCTCAACACCCTTACGTTGAGTTTAACTACTGAGATTTACCCACTTGACAAGTTTCTATTTTTCTTAACTTGACACTAATGGCGAGATGCCCACCCCACAATATAAACAATAGCAAGTCATCGCAAAGATAATCTCTCCCTTTAACTCAACTTGAGGCGAAAACTGTTGTGCTTGCAATGCAGCCACTTTGTTTTCTAATAAACCGATATATTTACAAATTATGAATTATCCCAAGTCGCTGTTCACACAGATTTAATAGTGCTTCTGTAAAAGGACGACGTTCTACAAATTGGGTGCTGATATGAATATGTCGAACTAAAGTTAGAGTGGTATAGGATTGAATTGCTGTGAGGAATTCATCGCTTGTAAGCTGAATAAATCTTTCAGTTAAAACATTTTCATAGTCTTGTAATACTTGAGAATTGCCAAAAGTACGAAGACTGTATTCTTGAATATGACCAATGAAGTTACCGATATCAAGCGCCGGATTACCTTCACAATATAAATCTAGGTCGATGAGATACAAACGAGAATTATCAATAATCACTTGATCAGGATAAAAATCACGGTGAATACCACAGGTTTTTGCTTCTGGAGTGTTTTCTCCTAAATGATTACTTGCTTCTAATATTCTCTCTAAACGTTCTTGCCATTGTAGATATTGTTGCGTAACTAATGGAATCCGCTCATGCAAAATTCGCAATTCATCTGACATAGTATGAGAACGACGAGGAGGAATATTAGCTTGGTGCAATTTATGGGCAGCTTCAGCAATTAGTTTTGCGGGTAAAATACTGTCAGTTTGTGATAAAAATTGAGTAGCAATAATCCCTTCAACTTTACGCTGTAACCACATTTGCCATTTAGGAATTACCCCGACAGGTTCAGGTACAGAAATTCCATCAGGACTATCATCACCAAATACCCGCTGACCATAGAGATTTCTGTAATTCATAACTATGAAAATCTGTTCCCTTAGCCCTAACCTTACCAATGAGCGTAATTATTTGTCCATCATCATTAATCAATTCATATTCAATCAAACAACGCCGCCCCAACTTATGACGAATAACCCGGACTGTTTGCACACGACAATTTGCAGCGATCGCTAAACACCGCCCAAAACACTCTTCCACCTGCAACCGATCAACCGCATCCGCCAAAAAAGGCATCTTCCCATCACTAAAGCCCATACTCTGCGTACCTCTGCGTCTCTAAACCCTCAAAGAAGCCTGCACTTGATACAAAGCCGCATAACGCCCATTCTGTTGTATCAATTCCAGATGAGTACCTTGTTCCACCACCTGCCCATTTTCCAGATAAAGAATCATATCTGCGCGAGTTGCCAGATAAAGATCATGAGTAATTAAAAAAGTAGTCCGATTTTCCGACAACTGTTGCAGCGCATCAATAACAGCCTTCTCATTACCCTTATCTAACCCCGTAGTTGGTTCATCTAAAATCAGGATACGAGCTTGACGGATAGCAGCACGAGCGATCGCAATTCTTTGTCTTTGTCCCCCAGAAAGAGTTGCGCCTCTTTCCCCTACAAGGGTGTCATATCCTTGTGGTAAAGCTTGGATAAAATCATGAGCATTAGCTAAACGAGTCGCATCTTCGATTTCAGCATCAGACACCCCGGCGATCCCGTAGGCAATATTCTCTCGAATACTAGCAGCGAATAAGAGACTATCTTGCAAAACTACACTAATTTGCGGACGTAATGATGCCAATATATATTCTCGAATATCCCGCCCGTCAATCATTACGCGCCCTGCTGTTGGATCATAAAGTCGTAATAATAAACTAACTAATGTAGATTTACCACCACCAGAAGTCCCAACGATCGCTACTTGTTGTCCCGGTTGAATATTTAAGTTGATTTCTTGCAGTAGAACTTGTCCTGATTCATAAGCAAAGTGAACGCGATCAAAACGCACTGCACCTCGGAAAATCGGGGCTGGGATTGCATCTGGCAAATCATAGACATCGGGTTGCTGATTTAATACATCTAAAATGCGCTCACTCGAAGCCGCCGCTTTCGCCAGTCGTCCGGTGTATTTAGCGAAGTTCTGCACTGGCTTAAAGGCATTCTTCAGGTAGGTGAGAAATACCAGCACATCCCCAGGTGTTAAAGCATCCCGCAGCGCCAGCCAAGAGCCATACCATAAAACGATCGCTGTTCCCAGTGCAATCACAGCATCAACGGTACGTTCCAAGTGAGCCGCCAGCCGTTGAGTTTTGACGCTTTCTTTGAGACTACGCTGATTTTGTTGAGCAAATACGCGTGCAAAAGCATCTTGCAAGGATAAGGCTTTCACTAATTTAATGGCAGCAATGGACTCAGCCGCCGTCGCCGCCACAGCACCTTCTTGTTGGCGTTGCTTTAATGAGGAATCTTTAATACGCTGGCTGAGTCGGTTAGTAACTAGCCAAAATAACGGTAGCGTAAATAGTGAAAGTAGGGTCAGGCTGGGATTCATCCAAAACATTACCCCAATCATCCCAAATAGAGTCAGAATGCTGACTACTAGCGGTAATGCTGCCGTAATCATAATTTCTTGGAGACGGCTAGCATCGCTACTGACACGGATAATTAAATCACCGCTACGTGCTTTGGTGTGATATGCCAAAGATAAATCTTGCAGATGGCAATATAAATGATTACGCACTTTTGCCATGACTCGGCTACCAACTGTTGCTAATCCGACAGTACTCCAATAGGCAGCAAGGGCGCGGAAGCCTGTAATGAGTAAGACTGCAACGGCTGAGAATGTCAGTAATGTTATCGGTTCTAGACT encodes the following:
- a CDS encoding phosphotransferase family protein, encoding MNYRNLYGQRVFGDDSPDGISVPEPVGVIPKWQMWLQRKVEGIIATQFLSQTDSILPAKLIAEAAHKLHQANIPPRRSHTMSDELRILHERIPLVTQQYLQWQERLERILEASNHLGENTPEAKTCGIHRDFYPDQVIIDNSRLYLIDLDLYCEGNPALDIGNFIGHIQEYSLRTFGNSQVLQDYENVLTERFIQLTSDEFLTAIQSYTTLTLVRHIHISTQFVERRPFTEALLNLCEQRLGIIHNL
- a CDS encoding BrnT family toxin gives rise to the protein MEFEFDDVKSQSNLAKHGINFLDAQELWADPDRVEIPARIEYEPRFLVIGTIAQQC
- a CDS encoding ISAzo13-like element transposase-related protein translates to MGVVVTILAIICKSQDLQALVNELGIEIRIAHYPPYTSKYNPIEHRLFPHVTRACQGVIFESVEIVEELIAKTKTKSGLQVFTTILDGVYKTGRKVTEEFKQMMEIVFDDYLPQWNYTAVPQIR
- a CDS encoding eCIS core domain-containing protein, whose protein sequence is MREYVSRKKQATTGFSIPSLKHPTPGFSLESSAISRQAVPEIQPLPKPITHDISRIPLRSQAKLSISQPGDIYEQEADSVAQQVMQRMAQPVNRQSIQREALPEDEEELQMKSLDISTFQREALPEEEEELQMKSLDSSTLQREALPEDEEELQMKSLDSSTLQREALPEDEEELQMKPMVQRQAEAGMAAAPDLEASINQARGGGVAIADNIREPMEQAFGADFSGVKVHTDGQSDQLNRSIQARAFTTGQDVFFRQGEYNPGSRGGQELLAHELTHVVQQNGGAVMRSPRSPQLCNDSQNKIGNMSIQRLIDPYETQTQFVKRFGDVKNKKGVNEALKRLFEVAKLSPHKYSGNDLAEELHKKGQLTNKNINGLVDDLNKIKSTDMDEDLSGERGHSMARHLTISDKDMENRLRGNNAIPVATRFSTEQNAGRMVMKYYRILSSKVPPLVKQLVRKTCLEVLDIIASDEYRTLPNNNAKRDHLRDVVGLQTTIEEEAFDIQFTWGYAIQPAGVRIRCEYEIRSIEEFVKEQWRLDAESEEVKKNPLDEIATMYSGSNTPVIEVLNTDNEGTLVAKIAASPIDKIGVTLF
- a CDS encoding ABC transporter ATP-binding protein, translated to MSKAQNVPGLWGILVYFWPDIRPQYGLILISAIALIADVGLRVLEPWPLKFVFDYVLLRGDKINKIPIIASLEPITLLTFSAVAVLLITGFRALAAYWSTVGLATVGSRVMAKVRNHLYCHLQDLSLAYHTKARSGDLIIRVSSDASRLQEIMITAALPLVVSILTLFGMIGVMFWMNPSLTLLSLFTLPLFWLVTNRLSQRIKDSSLKQRQQEGAVAATAAESIAAIKLVKALSLQDAFARVFAQQNQRSLKESVKTQRLAAHLERTVDAVIALGTAIVLWYGSWLALRDALTPGDVLVFLTYLKNAFKPVQNFAKYTGRLAKAAASSERILDVLNQQPDVYDLPDAIPAPIFRGAVRFDRVHFAYESGQVLLQEINLNIQPGQQVAIVGTSGGGKSTLVSLLLRLYDPTAGRVMIDGRDIREYILASLRPQISVVLQDSLLFAASIRENIAYGIAGVSDAEIEDATRLANAHDFIQALPQGYDTLVGERGATLSGGQRQRIAIARAAIRQARILILDEPTTGLDKGNEKAVIDALQQLSENRTTFLITHDLYLATRADMILYLENGQVVEQGTHLELIQQNGRYAALYQVQASLRV
- the brnA gene encoding type II toxin-antitoxin system BrnA family antitoxin, producing MKTTEFDAKFDQGEDITEFLDLSQAKRPGLEQKRVNVDFPAWMIEALDYEAKRLGVTRQSIIKVWLAERLAQLSR
- a CDS encoding ParE family toxin-like protein; the encoded protein is MKETAKKNYELWKQNPFHPSLEFKEVKPKENIWSVRIGIGWRALGVMKADEQKIVWFWVGSHAEYDLLLSKK